CGGGCTTAGATAGCACAGCTTGATCAGCGCCAGATAGAGTTGATCCATCCGCTTTGTATGGATCTCAAGCTGTGCCCCGCTTTGCTTGAAATTCCAGCGACGGGCCAATCGGGAGGCCTCAGCTGCTCCGTTTCGCAGCGTCACAAGGGCACGAAATGGTCCAACCGGTCTATAGGGTTCGGTTTGAGAATTGGATAGGGTGCCCACTGCCGCTTGCGCCAATTCTGATCGCCAGGTCCGAGAATCAAATTTCTGCTGGCCGCTGGATTTGTCAATGGCAAAGCACGGCAGGTTATCAATAACTGCGGCAGCTTGTTCACAAGCAACCGGACAACCGGAGAAAAATACCGGACGAATACCCCAGGGTGCCAGCGAGGCGGCAAATAACTCAACTTCAGCCAGTAAGCGGCCGTTGACCTCCAGTCGCGCAATCCGCGAGGTCAATGTATGGGCCAAAAATCCATGCGACCCTGATGCGGCGTGCATTCCCAAAAGCATGACCGCCTGGGACTCGCCTGGATGGCCAATGCCCGGGACGGGTCCCCGACGGAAACCTGAAACGATCTTGGCTCTTGAATCAATGCGCTCAGTCAATAAATTATAGCCGGTGCGATGAAAGTCCTTTATGGTGACGCTTTCAACGCCGGCATCAAACAACGCGCTGACGACACTGCTAACATCCCGGCTTAAGCCCAGACAGGCCCGCGCCCAATCATCGGTCAAAAAAGAAGCGGCCCTGTAATTCCAGCAGGCGGAGCTTCCCTCCAGATCAGCTAAAATCAGGATGTGCGTTAAGTGCCGGTTCACTTTGAACACCTCATTGTCATCACGTTTTTGCTCTGAAAATCTGAAAGCGCAATTGCCATTTTAAAGGTTGTGTCCTTCAGGCGCCAGCGGCGCACTTGACAGGATTTGGATCCGTTGTAAAACGGGCGGGTGAGAATAGTTCAAAAACACATAAAACGGATGGGGTGTTAAATTCGACAGGTTGTGAACCGACAATTTCTTCAACGCGCTGATCATCGAAGCGGGA
This window of the Desulfobacterales bacterium genome carries:
- a CDS encoding M55 family metallopeptidase; protein product: MNRHLTHILILADLEGSSACWNYRAASFLTDDWARACLGLSRDVSSVVSALFDAGVESVTIKDFHRTGYNLLTERIDSRAKIVSGFRRGPVPGIGHPGESQAVMLLGMHAASGSHGFLAHTLTSRIARLEVNGRLLAEVELFAASLAPWGIRPVFFSGCPVACEQAAAVIDNLPCFAIDKSSGQQKFDSRTWRSELAQAAVGTLSNSQTEPYRPVGPFRALVTLRNGAAEASRLARRWNFKQSGAQLEIHTKRMDQLYLALIKLCYLSPLTEKILPLALMVSNMRGRLGMMWARRRLRQLGSIT